The DNA segment ACCCCTTTGCCGAATCGATAAGTGTCTCGCGGGTCATGCCCCATGCTTCCCTGTCACGTCACTTGCCGTTCAAGCTCCCGTCAATGGGGGTTTGTATTTCAGGAGCAGCTTGAATTCCCCGTTACGCACCATCTTATCCAGCGGGTTGACGCTGGCGGCGCTGATGCGCACCAGCACGTCACGCGGCGCGGCGCTGGCCTCGGGCATGCGTGAACTGCGCATCCATGGCAAGCAGGTTGCGATCCAGGCCTCGCTGGAGCAGATCACTTTTAGGCGGGCATGGCAAGCGGTGGCCGGCGGCACCCCGCCGGCGTCTCAGTGGCGCTTCAGTGGCGTCTCGGCAATATCTCAGCCGGCATGAGCGGCGCGCTTGTGCGTAGCGGCGCCGGTGCTGGCGGCGGTCCCGTCCAGGGTGGCCGCCGCCTGGCTGAACTTTTCGAACATAGCCTGCACTGGCGTGGGCAGCGAGGCGGTGCTCCCGGCCTGCTGCAGCGCCGCGGCCTGGCAGCGCTGCCAGGTCTCCCCGGCTTCCCGCAGCTGTTCCACCATGGCGGTCTGGTTGTGAATGGCGAGACTCATCCAGGCTTGCATCCGCTGTGCATAATGCTCGGCCTGGTTGCGCAGGAAGGTCGCCGGCAGGGTGGCGAGCGTGGCGAAGTCGCCGGCATTCGCCAGTTGCGCGCCTGCCTCGTGCAAGGTCTTGATGTCCATGCGTACCGCATCGAGCTGGAGTTCGAGAAAGCGCTGCCGGCTCTCCTGCATCAGGGTCAGCGCGCGCAGGCCCGCCTCGCAATTGGCGGTGACGCATGCGAGGGGGACGTCGGTCTGGTCTGTCATGGTGAGTCTCCTGGATGCGCGCGGCAACGCGATAGTGCGGTAACGCGCGTGGATTGCTGCTGAGCCGCCAACTATTGTCGACGCTCAGGGCGGGCCGACATGCCTCACGCTAGTCGCGCGATCACGGCAAATCACGGTTTCGCCCATCAGATGATTCTAGAAGCGTGCCGCCCGCGCTTGTTGATCCGCATCAAGCTTGCGGCACATCAAGCCGGTTGCGCAGGCATGGTCCAGACTGGATGCAATGGTGCCGGTAAGCTTGACCGTTTCCGGGGGGGATGGCATGGATCACACGGTCGTGGCATTTAGCGTCGCGCTCGGGATAGGCCTTGCGATCGGGCTGGAGCGGGAGCGCAGTCAGGCGGCGGAAGGTGCCGAGGCGCCGGCTGGCTTGCGCACGTTTGCCATTGCCAGCGTCAGCGGCGCGCTGGGGGCGTTCCTGCCCAACGCCGGGTTGTTGCCGGCGGTCCTGCTGGCGATCGCCGGCCTGGCAGCCCTGGGCTACCGCCACACCGCGGCCAGGGATCCCGGCATGACCACGGAGATGGCGTTGCTGTGCACGGTCTTGCTCGGCGCGCTGGCTGTCACGCAGCCGGCGCTGGCCGCCGGCATTGCCACTGTCCTTGCGATCCTGCTGCACGGCAAGG comes from the Cupriavidus basilensis genome and includes:
- a CDS encoding phasin family protein, with product MTDQTDVPLACVTANCEAGLRALTLMQESRQRFLELQLDAVRMDIKTLHEAGAQLANAGDFATLATLPATFLRNQAEHYAQRMQAWMSLAIHNQTAMVEQLREAGETWQRCQAAALQQAGSTASLPTPVQAMFEKFSQAAATLDGTAASTGAATHKRAAHAG